CGAGCAGGAGTCCTACGGATACGAGGTGGCCCAGCGCATCCAGGCGGCCGGGTTCAGCGATGTACTGGAGGGCACGGTGTATCCCGCGCTGGCGCGGCTCGAGCGGGAGGGGCGGTTGGCCACCCGGCTGGTCGCCTCGTCGAGCGGGCCGGCGCGGAAGTACTACCGGCTGACCGACGCGGGGCGTGAAGCTCTGGTCGCCGGCACGGCCGGGTGGGCCCGGCATGTGTCGGGCGTCGAGGCCGTCCTGTCCCGTCCCCTGCCCGTCGCACCGCAGAAGGGTTCCTGAGATGCCGCACACTGTCACCTGGTTCGACCGGCTCCGCGTCGAGCGCGTGGTCTGGTCGCTGGACCAGCGCCTGTACGACCTGCCCTCGCGGACCCGGATCGCGCACCGCCGCGAGGTACGGGCCAACCTGCTGACCGCCGCCGCGGAGGTCGGCGCCTCCGAGGCGCTGCGGCGGATCGGCGGCAGCAGGGAACTGGCCCGCCAGTTCCTGGACGCCGAGCTCGGCGAGGGGCCCCGCCACTCCTGGACGGCCGCACTGCTCTTCGCCCTCACCACGCCCCTGCTCCTCAACTTCTTCCTCAGCGAGGCGGCGAACGCCTACGAGCAGGCCCTCGTCACCGGCTCGCACACCGAGGGCACCTTCACCTGGAGCGGCGTCACCTGGCTGCAGAGCCCGATCACGTACGTCGTCCAGCACGACCAGGTCACCCACACCGGCGGCGCCTGGACGCCGCTGGTCTACGTGCTGCTCGTCGGCGGAACCGTCGCCTGCGGCCGGCTCTGGCGGGCGCTGCCGCGCCGCCGCGGCCCGGGGGAGGTCGGGTCCGCGGCGGGCGGCCTGGCGGGCTGAGCCCGCTACCGCAGCTGCAGCACGAGTTCGCGCGGCAGGCCGTGCGTGTCGTGCAGGTAGCGGAGGTCCTCCTCATCGAGCGGGCCTCGGAAGCGGGGGCGGGAGAGCACCTGCCGCCCACGCTCCAGCAGTCGCACGAAGCGGCGCTCCTCGTCGAGCAGCAGCCGCAGCACGAGCTCCGGGTCCCCCTCCTGGCGGAAGTGGTCCAGGGTGTGCCGGACCAGGTCGACGGGCAGGTCGCCCAGCGTGCGCGACCGGTCGTCGCGCCACAGCACGGTGAGGACCCGACGCACCAGACGGCGCAGCACGTAGCCGCGTCCGGTGTTGGACGGGCGCACGCCGTCGCCGACGACGACCACGGACGAGCGGAGATGGTCTCCGACCAGCCGCAGCGAGGGCTCGTCCAGCGACCACAGCGGCGGAAGCAGCCGCCGCCAGGGGTCGAAGACGTCGCACTCGAACACCGACCGGCGCCCCTGCAGCAGTGAGGAGAGGCGTTCCAGTCCGAGCCCGGTGTCGACGTTGCGCTGCGGAAGCGGGACGAGTGAACCGTCCTCGAGTCGGCGGTGCCGCATCATCACGTGGTTCCAGATCTCCACCCAGCGGTCGTCGCGCGTTGGCGTCGACTTCGGACCCGGCGGGGTGTCACCGGTCCACAGGAAGATCTCCGAGTCGGGACCGCACGGTCCCGTGGGGCCGTTGGACCACCAGTTGTCCTCGACGGTGAGCTCGACCGGCACCCCGCGCCGCTGCCACAGCTCCAGCGAGTCGAGATCGGGGCCGACCTGGTCGTCACCGCCGAAGACCGTCACATGGAGCAGCCCGGGGTCGATGCCGAACCCCTCGGTCAGCAGCCCGTGGCCCCAGTCGAGGCTGCTCCGGCCCTCGTAGTCGCCGAGCGACCAACTGCCCAGCATCTCGAAGACGGTCAGGTGCGTTCGGTCGCCCACCTCGTCGAGGTCCGTGGTGCGCAGACAGCGTTGCCGGTTCACCAGGCGCCGGCCGTGCGGATGCGGGCGGCCCTCCAGGTGGGGGGTGAGCGGGTGCATGCCCGAGGTGGTGAACAGCACCGGGTCGCCGGGCGACGGCAGCAGCGTCGAGCCGGTGATCCGGCGGTGGCCGCGCTCCTCGAAGTACTCGACGAACGTGCGGACGATCTCTTCGGTGTTCATGGGACGGCCCCTTCGCGTGCGGCAGCGGGAGGCGCCGGAGACGGGTCCACGCGAGCGTCGGAGCCCCGGGCGGCAAGCGCCCGGACACCACCGGCGGACCGTTTCCGGTCGCCGATGGGAGGGTGACAGTACGTCAGACGGCGGCAACCGGCGAGCTCGTCGCTCGCGCGGCTGCGCTGGTGGTTCGGCCGTTGACGTCCATGACTCCGACGGTAGCCCGGCCCCGACCTGCGCGTCATCCGATTTGATCGCCGATCGGCCGGTCCGCCGGTAACGGTTCGACCACAGACCTTCCCGAATGCCCTTGCGGAAGGACAGAATCCGAGTCGGCCCCCCGCCGGTCAGAGACCGGCGGCGCCGAGGCGGTCCTCGATCGCCTCCAGGCGGTCGAGGACCTGCTGGAGCGCCGCCGCGCCGGTGGCCGGCGCGGACTGGCGGGCCTGGGTAAAGCCGGCCAGGGCTGAGCCGACCGCGCGGCGGACCGCCGCCGCGTCGAGGCCGGCGGCGAGCAGTACCTGGCCCGCCGCGCCCTCCCGGTCGGCCAGCAGGCCGAGCAGAAGGTGCTCGCACCCGATGTAGTTGTGCCCGAGCTCGATCGACGCCTCCAGCGACGCGCCGATCGCGCTCCGGGCCGACATCGTCATCCCGGACCAGAAACCCCCGTCCTCGCCGGGGACGTCGGGCAGCGGCTCCGCGACGGAGGAGTCCAGCGCCGCCTCGCGCAGAGCCTCGGCGTCCACGCCGAGCACCGGCAGCAGCCGCGTCGCGAGGTTCTCGCCCTCGTCGAGCAGGCCGACCAGCAGCTGCGCCGTGCCGAGGGGCCCCTCCCCCGCGGCCTGCCGCCCGAGCCGGACCGCGCCCCGCAGCCGCTCCGTCATCCGCTCACCCAGGCGCCCGGTGAACTCCGGCCTCGTCCCCGGGTCGAAGCCGGGGTCCCGGAGCGCGGCGACGCCCTTCCTGGCGGCCGTCACCACCCGCACGGCATCGGCCAGGGCCTTCTGGCACACGGCGGACACGGGGATCTCGGCGGCCTTCACCGCGGCGGCGAGGTCGTCCGGCAGATAGACGTTGATCTTCGGCATGCGTGCCTCCGCAAGGACGGTATCGATCCCTAACCCCTCCTAGGGTTACCCATGGGGTTACCTCCGTCAACCCCTTCGGGGCGAGGAGGAGCACACGAAAGCGGCCCCGCATCCCCCGAAGGGGAGCGAGGCCGCTCTCGGTGTGCGTCGTGCGCGTGATTACTTGATCAGCGAGCGCAGCACGTACTGCAGGATGCCGCCGTTGCGGTAGTAGTCCGCCTCGCCGGGGGTGTCGATCCGGACCTTGGCGTCGAAGGAGACACCGGTGTCCGTGGTGACCTTGACCGTCTTCGGGGTGCGGCCCTCGTTCAGCTCTGTGACGCCCTCGAAGGAGAAGGTCTCCTCGCCGGTGAGGCCCAGCGTGTCCGCCGAGTGGCCCTCGGGGAACTGCAGCGGGAGCACGCCCATGCCGATCAGGTTCGAGCGGTGGATGCGCTCGTAGGACTCGGCGATGACGGCCTTGACGCCGAGCAGCGCGGTGCCCTTGGCCGCCCAGTCGCGGGACGAGCCGGAGCCGTACTCCTTGCCGGCCAGGACGACCAGCGGGGTGCCGGCGGCCTGGTAGTTCTGCGAGGCGTCGTAGATGAACGACACCGGCGCGTCGGCCTGGGTGAAGTCGCGGGTGTAGCCGCCCTCGGTGCCCGGCGCGATCTGGTTGCGCAGGCGGATGTTGGCGAAGGTGCCGCGGATCATGACCTCGTGGTTGCCACGGCGCGAGCCGTAGGAGTTGAAGTCACGCTTCTCGACGCCGTGGGCCTTGAGGTACTCGGCCGCCGGGGTGCCGTCCTTGATGTTGCCGGCCGGGGAGATGTGGTCGGTGGTGACCGAGTCGCCCAGCTTGGCCAGGACGCGCGCACCGGAGATGTTCGAGACGGGGCTCGGGTCCTTGGCCATGCCCTCGAAGTACGGGGGCTTGCGCACGTAGGTGGACTCGGCGTCCCACTCGAAGGTGTCGCCGGTCGGCACCTGCAGGGACTGCCAGCGGTGGTCGCCCGCGAAGACGTCCGCGTAGTCCTTGGTGAACATGTCCTGGTCGATCGAGGTGGCGATGGTGTCGGCCACCTCCTGCTCGGTCGGCCAGATGTCGTGCAGGTAGACCGGGTTGCCCTCGGTGTCCACGCCCAGCGCGTCACGGGTGATGTCGACGTTCATGTTGCCCGCGAGGGCGTAGGCGACCACCAGCGGCGGGGAGGCCAGGTAGTTCATCTTGACGTCGGGGTTGATCCGGCCCTCGAAGTTGCGGTTGCCGGACAGCACCGAGACCACGGCCAGGTCGTGGTCGTTGACCGCCTTGGAGACCTCCTCGGGCAGCGGGCCCGAGTTGCCGATGCAGGTCACGCAGCCGTAGCCGACCAGGTTGAAGCCCAGCTTCTCCATGTAAGGGAGCAGGCCGGCCTTCTCGTAGTAGTCCATGACGACCTTGGAGCCGGGCGCCAGCGTGGTCTTGACCCACGGCTTGACGTGCAGGCCCTTCTCCACGGCCTTCTTGGCCAGCAGGGCGGCACCCAGCATGACCGAGGGGTTGGAGGTGTTGGTGCAGGAGGTGATCGAGGCGATCACGACGGCGCCGTTGTCGATCTCGTAGACCGAGCCGTCGGGGGCGGTCACCGGGGTCGGCTTGTGGATGCCGTTGGCGGCGGCCGGGGCGTCGGAGGCCGGGAAGGACTCCTCGCCCGCCTCGTCGGAGGTGGAGATGTAGTCGCGCACGGCGGTGCGGAACTTCGAGGCGGCCTCGGCCAGGATCACGCGGTCCTGCGGGCGCTTCGGGCCGGCGATCGAGGGGACGACCGTGGCCAGGTCCAGCTCCAGGTACTCGGAGAAGACCGGCTCGACCGCCGGGTCGTGCCAGAGACCCTGCTCCTTGGCGTACGCCTCGACCAGGGCGAGCTGCTGCTCGTCGCGGCCGGTCAGGCGCAGGTAGTTGATGGTCTCGCCGTCGATCGGGAAGATCGCGCAGGTCGAGCCGAACTCCGGCGACATGTTGCCGAGGGTGGCGCGGTTGGCCAGCGGCACGGAGCCGACGCCGTCACCGTAGAACTCGACGAACTTGCCGACGACGCCGTGCTTGCGCAGCATCTCGGTGATGGTGAGCACCAGGTCGGTGGCGGTGGCGCCCTCCGGCAGCGCGCCGGTGAGCTTGAAGCCGACCACGCGCGGGATCAGCATGGAGACGGGCTGGCCCAGCATGGCCGCCTCGGCCTCGATGCCGCCGACGCCCCAGCCCAGCACGCCCAGGCCGTTGACCATGGTGGTGTGCGAGTCGGTGCCGACGCAGGTGTCGGGGTAGGCCTGGCCGTTGCGGACCATGACGGTGCGGGCCAGGTACTCGATGTTGACCTGGTGCACGATGCCGGTGCCCGGCGGGACGACCTTGAACTCGTCGAAGGCGGTCTGGCCCCAGCGCAGGAACTGGTAGCGCTCCTTGTTGCGGCCGTACTCGATCTCGACGTTCTGGGTGAACGCGTCCTTGGTGCCGAACTTGTCGGCGATGACCGAGTGGTCGATGACCATCTCGGCCGGGGCGAGCGGGTTGATCCGGGAGGGGTCGCCGCCGAGCTCCTTCACGGCCTCACGCATGGTCGCCAGGTCGACGACGCAGGGAACGCCGGTGAAGTCCTGCATGATCACGCGGGCCGGCGTGAACTGGATCTCCTCGCTCGGCTCCGCGTTCGGGTCCCAGCCGCCCAGCGCCCGGATGTGGTCGGCGGTGATGTTGGCGCCGTCCTCGGTGCGGAGCAGGTTCTCCAGCAGGATCTTCAGGCTGTAGGGAAGGCGTGCGGAGCCCTCGACCTTGTCCAGCTTGAAGATCTCGTACGATTCGTCGCCCACCTGCAGCGAGCTGCGGGCGTCGAAGCTGTTCGCGGACACGACTTCTCCCTGTGTTGTCAGATGCGCGGCGTTGTGCGGCTCACGCGATCAGGTCGAGTGTAGCGGCAGATATCTTGATGTCGAGATACCACCCTAGTACACGCCGCGTCCACGTGCGAAACGCACACGCGCGGACGGGGGAAGGGGAGGGCATCCATTTTTCTCTACCCGGCCTCACGAGCCTGACCGGTTAGAGGAGAATGGACGACCTCCTGAAGACACGCGAGCAGGCCGACCCCCGCGGGGTCGGCCTGCTCGGACCGGGGCCTCGACCGTGCTCAGGCCACCAGCACCGGCTCGTCCGCCGGAGTCCCGGACGCGGCCGCGTCCGCCTCGGGGGCGTGCGCGCCGCGCTTCGGCAGCGCGGCCATCAGCAGCACCACGACCGCCAGCGCGCCCACCATCCAGAGCATCGCGTGGCCGAAGGCGTGCACCACCGTGCTGCCGGTGAAGGCGACCGAGACCAGCGCCAGGCCGAAGGCGTTGCCGAGCTGGTTGGTGGTGTTGATCAGGCCCGAGGCCGAGCCCGCGTGCTCCTTGGGCACCTCGGAGAGGATCGCGTCCGTCAGCGGGGCGAAGATCATGCCCATCCCGACGCCCATCACCACCAGCGGCAGCGCCATCTGCCAGGAGTGGATCCCCTGGCCGTAGCGCGCGGACTCCCAGACGTAGATCAGTGCGCCCGCGGCGGTGATCAGCGCGCCGCCCTGGAGCACCTTGCGGCCGAAGCGGGGCACCAGCAGCTGGACCGACATCCCGGCCGCGGCCGAGCAGGCGACGGAGAAGGGGAGGCCGGTCAGCCCGGCGTGCAGCGGGGTCCAGCCGAGGCCGATCTGCATGTACAGCGTCCACACCAGGAAGAAGATGCCGCAGGCCGCACCGAAGACCAGCTGGACGCCGACGCCGGCCGCGA
This genomic interval from Streptacidiphilus rugosus AM-16 contains the following:
- a CDS encoding PadR family transcriptional regulator; protein product: MTSSHDPQLLKGVLSLLLLHLLAEQESYGYEVAQRIQAAGFSDVLEGTVYPALARLEREGRLATRLVASSSGPARKYYRLTDAGREALVAGTAGWARHVSGVEAVLSRPLPVAPQKGS
- a CDS encoding alanine--tRNA ligase-related protein codes for the protein MNTEEIVRTFVEYFEERGHRRITGSTLLPSPGDPVLFTTSGMHPLTPHLEGRPHPHGRRLVNRQRCLRTTDLDEVGDRTHLTVFEMLGSWSLGDYEGRSSLDWGHGLLTEGFGIDPGLLHVTVFGGDDQVGPDLDSLELWQRRGVPVELTVEDNWWSNGPTGPCGPDSEIFLWTGDTPPGPKSTPTRDDRWVEIWNHVMMRHRRLEDGSLVPLPQRNVDTGLGLERLSSLLQGRRSVFECDVFDPWRRLLPPLWSLDEPSLRLVGDHLRSSVVVVGDGVRPSNTGRGYVLRRLVRRVLTVLWRDDRSRTLGDLPVDLVRHTLDHFRQEGDPELVLRLLLDEERRFVRLLERGRQVLSRPRFRGPLDEEDLRYLHDTHGLPRELVLQLR
- the acnA gene encoding aconitate hydratase AcnA, whose protein sequence is MSANSFDARSSLQVGDESYEIFKLDKVEGSARLPYSLKILLENLLRTEDGANITADHIRALGGWDPNAEPSEEIQFTPARVIMQDFTGVPCVVDLATMREAVKELGGDPSRINPLAPAEMVIDHSVIADKFGTKDAFTQNVEIEYGRNKERYQFLRWGQTAFDEFKVVPPGTGIVHQVNIEYLARTVMVRNGQAYPDTCVGTDSHTTMVNGLGVLGWGVGGIEAEAAMLGQPVSMLIPRVVGFKLTGALPEGATATDLVLTITEMLRKHGVVGKFVEFYGDGVGSVPLANRATLGNMSPEFGSTCAIFPIDGETINYLRLTGRDEQQLALVEAYAKEQGLWHDPAVEPVFSEYLELDLATVVPSIAGPKRPQDRVILAEAASKFRTAVRDYISTSDEAGEESFPASDAPAAANGIHKPTPVTAPDGSVYEIDNGAVVIASITSCTNTSNPSVMLGAALLAKKAVEKGLHVKPWVKTTLAPGSKVVMDYYEKAGLLPYMEKLGFNLVGYGCVTCIGNSGPLPEEVSKAVNDHDLAVVSVLSGNRNFEGRINPDVKMNYLASPPLVVAYALAGNMNVDITRDALGVDTEGNPVYLHDIWPTEQEVADTIATSIDQDMFTKDYADVFAGDHRWQSLQVPTGDTFEWDAESTYVRKPPYFEGMAKDPSPVSNISGARVLAKLGDSVTTDHISPAGNIKDGTPAAEYLKAHGVEKRDFNSYGSRRGNHEVMIRGTFANIRLRNQIAPGTEGGYTRDFTQADAPVSFIYDASQNYQAAGTPLVVLAGKEYGSGSSRDWAAKGTALLGVKAVIAESYERIHRSNLIGMGVLPLQFPEGHSADTLGLTGEETFSFEGVTELNEGRTPKTVKVTTDTGVSFDAKVRIDTPGEADYYRNGGILQYVLRSLIK
- a CDS encoding Clp protease N-terminal domain-containing protein, translated to MPKINVYLPDDLAAAVKAAEIPVSAVCQKALADAVRVVTAARKGVAALRDPGFDPGTRPEFTGRLGERMTERLRGAVRLGRQAAGEGPLGTAQLLVGLLDEGENLATRLLPVLGVDAEALREAALDSSVAEPLPDVPGEDGGFWSGMTMSARSAIGASLEASIELGHNYIGCEHLLLGLLADREGAAGQVLLAAGLDAAAVRRAVGSALAGFTQARQSAPATGAAALQQVLDRLEAIEDRLGAAGL